Proteins from a single region of Cotesia glomerata isolate CgM1 unplaced genomic scaffold, MPM_Cglom_v2.3 scaffold_11, whole genome shotgun sequence:
- the LOC123273594 gene encoding GA-binding protein subunit beta-1-like has protein sequence MSAHINSYDYDNELKSCTVLHLAARNGNKVMLEILLKEGADVQARDEKDETPLHVAITKENTEAVGLLIQHGADVHSVSPKWETGFTSLHQAIVNNKKDIVNILIYGGADIISDA, from the coding sequence ATGAGTGCTCATATTAATAGTTATGACTATGACAACGAACTAAAGTCGTGTACGGTTTTACATCTGGCAGCAAGAAATGGAAATAAAGTTATGCTAGAAATTCTATTAAAAGAAGGTGCAGATGTTCAAGCGCGTGATGAGAAGGACGAGACACCTCTTCATGTAGCTATTACTAAAGAAAATACCGAAGCTGTTGGACTTCTTATTCAACATGGCGCTGATGTCCACTCGGTTAGTCCTAAGTGGGAAACAGGATTCACCTCGTTGCATCAAGCCATTGTAAATAACAAGAAAGACattgtaaatatattaatatatggaGGTGCTGATATTATCAGTGACGCTTGA
- the LOC123273609 gene encoding uncharacterized protein LOC123273609 isoform X1, with protein MREEIYLIGQMNQDFVGRKLPLLKEVMSIFFYHHKTCNLTIKQSSASTTKQLIELWRKTGIPLRQESSIILSIIRSHNRWILLSKSKRQKKSPTQKKKESIFCNDLQKLFDISHANVLNEIDATKKHFLESQRKPSRRGFINDFGPITEDMEICCLDQSETNANRDENEALMNTETLLLSQKSKSTVSTVSQISNNISDFEDELKKKSKRKAPLMNIMTPELAAALDRGKVSSRNAVYILAATLKSTGIDMKGCKLSHSTIHRARKKFRSDMAAKFKDGLKNQDNFVLHWDGKILPDIVGTEKVDRLPIIISSSGSEQLLGVPKMKSGTAKNQADAIVKILFDWGISRKIVGLSFDTAAVNTGIHGGTCKLIEDELEKKLVYLPCRHHIFEIVLKKVFEIYWPVSSGPNVPIFLRFKNKWSNFNTSNYTPGILDPIILNALEDVKEETVTFITNQLQVAQPRDDYCELLELSLLFLNTTSSTQISFKRPGAMHHARWMAKAIYSLKIFMFRNQFNLNFKEITGIRQICIFVLRFYIPTWFQASSGILAPNNDLTLMKDLLLYSQNNPSFAKIAAEKMSDHLWYLSEELVVFSLFDANVSLDMKRKMVVNIKSSKANAKNFKRFVIKDNVKSLLTIDLCDLVSEQSLFLLKKFNLPYNFLDDDVSLWPTNESYQKAILFLSKVRVLNDTAERGVSLISEYNLTLTKDEEDFQYLLQSVKKHREMYPNCNKTDLT; from the exons atgagAGAAGAAATCTATTTAATTGGTCAAATGAATCAAGATTTTGTCGGAAGAAAGCTTCCATTACTCAAAGAGGTTATGTCGATCTTCTTTTACCACCATAAAACctgtaatttaacaattaaacaaAGTTCAGCAAGTACGACAAAACAACTGATAGAACTTTGGCGAAAAACAGGTATTCCACTACGTCAAGAATCTTCTATAATTTTGTCAATAATTCGATCTCATAACAGATGGATACTTTTATCAAAGAGTAAACGTCAGAAAAAATCTCCAACACAAAAGAAGAAAGagtcaattttttgtaatgatttacaaaaattgtttgataTTTCCCATGCTAATGTTCTCAATGAAATTGATGctacaaaaaaacattttttggaaaGCCAAAGAAAACCAtctcgacgtggttttataaACGATTTTGGGCCTATTACTGAAGATATGGAAATTTGTTGTTTAGATCAGAGTGAAACAAATGCAAATAGAGATG AAAATGAGGCACTTATGAATACTGAGACCCTTCTTCTCAGCCAAAAATCAAAATCTACCGTTTCTACCGTTAGTCAAATTTCTAACAATATCTCTGATTTTGAAGacgaattaaaaaagaaatcaaaaCGAAAAGCACCTCTAATGAATATCATGACACCGGAACTTGCAGCTGCCCTTGATCGTGGAAAAGTTAGCAGCAGAAATGCCGTATATATTTTAGCTGCTACTCTCAAAAGTACTGGCATTGATATGAAAGGCTGTAAATTGAGTCATTCGACAATTCATCGAGCTCGCAAAAAATTTCGAAGTGATATGGCTGCTAAATTTAAAGATGGACTCAAAAACCAGGATAATTTTGTGCTACATTGGGACGGGAAAATATTACCTGATATAGTTGGTACGGAAAAAGTTGATAGACTGCCAATTATTATATCGTCATCAGGCAGTGAACAACTGTTAGGTGTACCCAAAATGAAATCTGGAACTGCTAAAAATCAGGCTGATGCTATTGTGAAAATTCTATTCGATTGGGGTATTTCTCGTAAAATAGTAGGACTGTCTTTCGACACGGCGGCTGTTAATACAG GAATTCACGGTGGAACTTGTAAACTGATTGAAGACgagttggaaaaaaaattggtatatCTACCATGCAGacatcatatttttgaaatagtattaaaaaaagtgtttGAAATCTATTGGCCCGTTTCATCCGGCCCAAATGTACCAATTTTTTTACGGTTTAAAAATAAGTGGAGTAATTTCAACACCTCAAATTATACCCCAGGAATTTTGGATCCAATCATACTCAATGCTCTTGAAGATGTGAAAGAAGAAACAGTAACGTTTATCACGAATCAGTTACAA gTAGCACAACCAAGAGATGATTACTGTGAACTTCTGGAGCTATCATTACTATTCTTGAATACTACTTCATCtacacaaatttcttttaaacgACCTGGTGCTATGCACCACGCTCGTTGGATGGCAAAAGCCAtctattctttaaaaatattcatgttCCGCAATCAATTTAACCTTAACTTTAAAGAAATAACCGGAATACGACAAATTTGCATTTTTGTTCTAAGATTTTATATACCAACATGGTTTCAGGCTTCATCTGGCATATTAGCACCGaataatgatttaactttAATGAAAGACTTATTACTTTACAGCCAAAACAATCCTTCTTTCGCTAAAATTGCCGCTGAAAAAATGTCCGATCACTTATGGTACCTATCTGAGGAATTAGTTGTTTTTTCGTTATTCGATGCAAATGTTTCACTGgatatgaaaagaaaaatggtagtaaatattaaatcttCGAAAGCtaatgcaaaaaattttaagcgaTTTGTGATAAAAGACAACGTAAAGTCACTATTGACAATTGATTTATGTGACTTAGTCTCAGAGCAATCTctgtttttgttaaaaaaatttaatttaccatATAACTTTCTCGATGATGATGTTTCATTATGGCCAACTAATGAGAGTTACCAGAAAGCTATCTTGTTTTTGAGTAAAGTCCGAGTTTTAAATGATACAGCAGAACGTGGTGTATCTTTAATAAGTGAGTATAATCTAACTCTTACAAAAGATGAAGAAGATTTTCAGTATTTATTACAATCTGTTAAAAAACATAGAGAGATGTATCCGAATTGTAATAAAACAGACTTAACGTAA
- the LOC123273609 gene encoding uncharacterized protein LOC123273609 isoform X2 yields the protein MREEIYLIGQMNQDFVGRKLPLLKEVMSIFFYHHKTCNLTIKQSSASTTKQLIELWRKTGIPLRQESSIILSIIRSHNRWILLSKSKRQKKSPTQKKKESIFCNDLQKLFDISHANVLNEIDATKKHFLESQRKPSRRGFINDFGPITEDMEICCLDQSETNANRDENEALMNTETLLLSQKSKSTVSTVSQISNNISDFEDELKKKSKRKAPLMNIMTPELAAALDRGKVSSRNAVYILAATLKSTGIDMKGYGLKNQDNFVLHWDGKILPDIVGTEKVDRLPIIISSSGSEQLLGVPKMKSGTAKNQADAIVKILFDWGISRKIVGLSFDTAAVNTGIHGGTCKLIEDELEKKLVYLPCRHHIFEIVLKKVFEIYWPVSSGPNVPIFLRFKNKWSNFNTSNYTPGILDPIILNALEDVKEETVTFITNQLQVAQPRDDYCELLELSLLFLNTTSSTQISFKRPGAMHHARWMAKAIYSLKIFMFRNQFNLNFKEITGIRQICIFVLRFYIPTWFQASSGILAPNNDLTLMKDLLLYSQNNPSFAKIAAEKMSDHLWYLSEELVVFSLFDANVSLDMKRKMVVNIKSSKANAKNFKRFVIKDNVKSLLTIDLCDLVSEQSLFLLKKFNLPYNFLDDDVSLWPTNESYQKAILFLSKVRVLNDTAERGVSLISEYNLTLTKDEEDFQYLLQSVKKHREMYPNCNKTDLT from the exons atgagAGAAGAAATCTATTTAATTGGTCAAATGAATCAAGATTTTGTCGGAAGAAAGCTTCCATTACTCAAAGAGGTTATGTCGATCTTCTTTTACCACCATAAAACctgtaatttaacaattaaacaaAGTTCAGCAAGTACGACAAAACAACTGATAGAACTTTGGCGAAAAACAGGTATTCCACTACGTCAAGAATCTTCTATAATTTTGTCAATAATTCGATCTCATAACAGATGGATACTTTTATCAAAGAGTAAACGTCAGAAAAAATCTCCAACACAAAAGAAGAAAGagtcaattttttgtaatgatttacaaaaattgtttgataTTTCCCATGCTAATGTTCTCAATGAAATTGATGctacaaaaaaacattttttggaaaGCCAAAGAAAACCAtctcgacgtggttttataaACGATTTTGGGCCTATTACTGAAGATATGGAAATTTGTTGTTTAGATCAGAGTGAAACAAATGCAAATAGAGATG AAAATGAGGCACTTATGAATACTGAGACCCTTCTTCTCAGCCAAAAATCAAAATCTACCGTTTCTACCGTTAGTCAAATTTCTAACAATATCTCTGATTTTGAAGacgaattaaaaaagaaatcaaaaCGAAAAGCACCTCTAATGAATATCATGACACCGGAACTTGCAGCTGCCCTTGATCGTGGAAAAGTTAGCAGCAGAAATGCCGTATATATTTTAGCTGCTACTCTCAAAAGTACTGGCATTGATATGAAAGGCT ATGGACTCAAAAACCAGGATAATTTTGTGCTACATTGGGACGGGAAAATATTACCTGATATAGTTGGTACGGAAAAAGTTGATAGACTGCCAATTATTATATCGTCATCAGGCAGTGAACAACTGTTAGGTGTACCCAAAATGAAATCTGGAACTGCTAAAAATCAGGCTGATGCTATTGTGAAAATTCTATTCGATTGGGGTATTTCTCGTAAAATAGTAGGACTGTCTTTCGACACGGCGGCTGTTAATACAG GAATTCACGGTGGAACTTGTAAACTGATTGAAGACgagttggaaaaaaaattggtatatCTACCATGCAGacatcatatttttgaaatagtattaaaaaaagtgtttGAAATCTATTGGCCCGTTTCATCCGGCCCAAATGTACCAATTTTTTTACGGTTTAAAAATAAGTGGAGTAATTTCAACACCTCAAATTATACCCCAGGAATTTTGGATCCAATCATACTCAATGCTCTTGAAGATGTGAAAGAAGAAACAGTAACGTTTATCACGAATCAGTTACAA gTAGCACAACCAAGAGATGATTACTGTGAACTTCTGGAGCTATCATTACTATTCTTGAATACTACTTCATCtacacaaatttcttttaaacgACCTGGTGCTATGCACCACGCTCGTTGGATGGCAAAAGCCAtctattctttaaaaatattcatgttCCGCAATCAATTTAACCTTAACTTTAAAGAAATAACCGGAATACGACAAATTTGCATTTTTGTTCTAAGATTTTATATACCAACATGGTTTCAGGCTTCATCTGGCATATTAGCACCGaataatgatttaactttAATGAAAGACTTATTACTTTACAGCCAAAACAATCCTTCTTTCGCTAAAATTGCCGCTGAAAAAATGTCCGATCACTTATGGTACCTATCTGAGGAATTAGTTGTTTTTTCGTTATTCGATGCAAATGTTTCACTGgatatgaaaagaaaaatggtagtaaatattaaatcttCGAAAGCtaatgcaaaaaattttaagcgaTTTGTGATAAAAGACAACGTAAAGTCACTATTGACAATTGATTTATGTGACTTAGTCTCAGAGCAATCTctgtttttgttaaaaaaatttaatttaccatATAACTTTCTCGATGATGATGTTTCATTATGGCCAACTAATGAGAGTTACCAGAAAGCTATCTTGTTTTTGAGTAAAGTCCGAGTTTTAAATGATACAGCAGAACGTGGTGTATCTTTAATAAGTGAGTATAATCTAACTCTTACAAAAGATGAAGAAGATTTTCAGTATTTATTACAATCTGTTAAAAAACATAGAGAGATGTATCCGAATTGTAATAAAACAGACTTAACGTAA